A window of the Dioscorea cayenensis subsp. rotundata cultivar TDr96_F1 chromosome 14, TDr96_F1_v2_PseudoChromosome.rev07_lg8_w22 25.fasta, whole genome shotgun sequence genome harbors these coding sequences:
- the LOC120276094 gene encoding nonsense-mediated mRNA decay protein 2-like encodes MGFIYGVMDKAIEEITTNLGGQVADYKEIWDIIDEKWDYQLHQPLHAAAYFLNPQFQYEFSFPMHPEVKTALYICIDNLITNRVGRDFADIQLDQFKKKRGLFGHPQAQSTNKLRSPADWWEAFGYETMKLSKFAQKDRHLKHKSLNENDCDPLVYEDIPSNNEWIIDDDVDDDGHEMEVEEEEMQGSSRPSKKSRPTNDKRKAPMLIHEDMNWDDIEFNDDSDKDGDDNDDGSE; translated from the exons ATGGGATTTATTTATGGTGTAATGGATAAAGCAATAGAAGAAATAACAACTAATTTGGGAGGACAAGTGGCAGATTACAAAGAAATTTGGGATATCATTGATGAGAAGTGGGACTACCAATTGCATCAACCTTTGCATGCGgctgcttattttttaaatccacAGTTTCAGTATGAGTTTTCTTTTCCTATGCATCCAGAAGTTAAAACTgccttgtatatttgtattgatAATTTGATTACAAATCGAGTAGGACGAGATTTTGCTGATATCCAACTTGATCAATtcaagaagaaaagaggattGTTTGGCCACCCACAAGCACAATCAACAAATAAGTTGCGTTCTCCTG CTGATTGGTGGGAAGCATTTGGATATGAAACCATGAAGCTCTCAAAATTTGCACAAAAG GATAGACATTTAAAGCATAAATCACTCAATGAGAATGATTGTGATCCACTTGTTTATGAAGACATTCCATCCAATAATGAATGGataattgatgatgatgttgatgacgATGGTCATGAAATGGaagtggaagaagaagaaatgcaaGGAAGTTCACGTCCATCAAAAAAGAGTAGGCCTACTAATG ACAAACGGAAGGCACCAATGTTGATCCATGAAGATATGAATTGGGATGATATTGAATTTAATGATGACAGTGACAAAGATGGTGATGACAATGATGATGGTAGTGAATAA